One Streptomyces sp. ML-6 DNA segment encodes these proteins:
- the trxA gene encoding thioredoxin, with the protein MTAHAPRPVDSVTEQTYTARVLQAERPVLVQFWATWCHPCRMVTPIVEQLAAEQSDRLDVVKVDLDEEPGLAAQLGITSVPAFVVYSGGRPVGSWVGAAPKHALEKKLASILRAGSDGW; encoded by the coding sequence ATGACCGCGCACGCCCCCCGCCCGGTGGACAGCGTCACCGAGCAGACGTACACCGCACGCGTCCTCCAGGCGGAGCGACCCGTCCTCGTCCAGTTCTGGGCCACTTGGTGCCACCCGTGCCGGATGGTCACCCCCATCGTGGAGCAGTTGGCCGCCGAACAGTCCGACCGGCTCGACGTCGTCAAGGTCGACCTGGACGAGGAGCCCGGGCTGGCCGCCCAGCTCGGCATCACCTCCGTGCCCGCCTTCGTCGTCTACTCGGGCGGTCGGCCCGTGGGCTCGTGGGTCGGTGCGGCGCCCAAGCACGCCCTGGAGAAGAAGCTCGCCTCGATCCTGCGGGCCGGGAGCGACGGCTGGTGA
- a CDS encoding NAD(P)/FAD-dependent oxidoreductase: protein MIETTNGKNSRARHGDVDEVHDVVVVGAGAAGLNAALLLGRARRKVVVIDAGEPRDAPAAHMHGFLSRDGLPPATLLELGRAEIDRYGVQLIHGRVERIDHGYYVRMADGTVLKARRVLIATGLRDELPDIPGVRERWGKDLLHCPYCHAHEVRDQPLAVLGTHPGAVHQALLLRQWSDDVVLLPHTLELTAQDREQLEARGLHLLEGEIKHLVVDGDRLRGIELADGRVVPRTAAFLFPRPVPHDALLTHLGCDKDDAGWVTTDRTGRTSVAGVWAAGNVVDPRDQAIAAAGMGSAAAFAINTDLLDEDVDRAVEQHRHAAAVTR from the coding sequence ATGATCGAAACGACGAACGGCAAGAACAGCAGGGCGCGGCACGGTGACGTCGACGAGGTCCACGACGTGGTGGTGGTCGGCGCCGGAGCGGCTGGACTCAACGCCGCCCTGCTCCTGGGCCGCGCTCGCCGCAAGGTGGTGGTGATCGACGCCGGCGAGCCGCGCGACGCGCCCGCCGCGCACATGCACGGCTTCCTGTCCCGCGACGGCCTGCCGCCCGCGACCCTGCTCGAGCTCGGGCGGGCCGAGATCGACCGCTACGGTGTCCAGCTCATCCACGGGCGGGTGGAGCGGATCGACCACGGCTACTACGTCCGCATGGCCGACGGGACAGTGCTCAAGGCCCGCCGCGTCCTGATCGCGACCGGGCTGCGCGACGAACTGCCCGACATCCCCGGCGTCCGCGAACGATGGGGCAAGGACCTGCTGCACTGCCCGTACTGTCACGCCCACGAAGTCCGCGACCAGCCCCTCGCCGTCCTCGGCACCCACCCGGGAGCGGTTCACCAGGCGCTGCTCCTGCGTCAGTGGAGCGACGACGTCGTCCTCCTCCCGCACACCCTGGAGCTGACCGCGCAGGACCGGGAACAGCTGGAGGCGCGCGGTCTTCACCTGCTGGAGGGGGAGATCAAGCACCTCGTCGTCGACGGTGACCGGCTCCGCGGAATCGAACTCGCCGACGGCCGCGTCGTGCCCCGTACCGCCGCCTTCCTCTTCCCCCGCCCTGTCCCGCACGACGCACTGCTGACCCACCTGGGCTGCGACAAGGACGACGCCGGCTGGGTCACCACCGACCGCACCGGCCGCACGAGCGTCGCGGGCGTCTGGGCCGCCGGCAACGTCGTCGACCCACGGGACCAGGCCATCGCCGCAGCCGGCATGGGGTCCGCAGCCGCCTTCGCCATCAACACCGACCTGCTGGACGAGGACGTCGACCGCGCCGTCGAGCAGCACCGCCACGCGGCAGCTGTCACCCGATAG